ATACAGAACAGAAATGATCGCGGAAGAAACGAACATGTTGATATATTCAGCAAACAGGTAAAAACCCAGCTTCATACTACCATATTCGGTATGGTAACCTCCTACCAATTCAGTTTCACATTCGGGAAGATCGAAAGGAACGCGGTTACATTCAGCAAATGAGCAGGTAATGAAAATGATAAAGCCAAGTGGCTGATAAAAGATATTCCAGTTACCGCCATGCTGCTGCGACACGATCTCACCCAATGAAAGTGAGCTGCTCATCATCAAAATCGCAATAAGTGACAAACCCATAGCAACCTCATAACTGATGTTTTGAGAAGCTGCACGGATCGCACCAAGCAACGAAAATTTGTTATTGGAAGCCCAGCCTCCAACCATGATTCCGTAAACTCCCAGTGCGACTACCCCAAAAACATACAAGATACCAATGTTGGATTCGACGCCTTGCAGCGCAATTTCATGCCCATTGATACGAAATGTACTTCCAAACGGAATTACTGCGCTAGCCAGCAAGGCGGTAAGCATTGCCAAACTTGGACCTGCAATAAAAAGCCATTTGTTTGCCAGCGCGGGGATAAAGTCTTCTTTGAAAAACATTTTACCAGCATCAGCAAGCGGTTGCAAAAGTCCGCCCCAGCCAGCCCGGTTAGGCCCCATCCGGTCCTGAATAAAACCGGCCACTTTACGCTCTGCCCAGGTCGAGTACATGGCGATGACCAATGTCAGGGCAAAAACAGCGAATATGACTGCAGTTTTAGTGAGAAACTCCGTTAAATCCATTTTGTAAGCAAGGTTAAATTAGTCTCTATCAACTAATTATTAATTATTTTTTGCCAGTAACGAACGATGGTTCGCCTTGTCATTATTTTCTATACTCTGATGACGGATTGTTTCTTCGTCCGTAGTATAAGGACGTGAATCGTCGATAGGCTTGAACTGCGTAGAAGCCAGCTTCAATGCAAAATCAGGCTTTTTAACCAGATCAGCACGGTATTTGTTAGCCGAAATCACAGAGCTGCGTTTAACCTTCGAAGGTCCTTCCAATACCCAGTCACTTGTTTTCTTTTTATCAAAACGGCAGGTGTTGCAGATAAAGTCATTCACCTCGCCCCAGGTATTTTTCCGGGCAGTAACGCGGATCACTTCATCTCCACGATACCAAAGTGTAACTTTGCCGGAGCATTTATCGCAATCGCGGTGAGCATCTTCCGGCTTGGTAAACCACACCCGGTTTTTGAAACGGAATGTTTTATCTGTGAGTGCACCTACGGGACAAACATCAATTACATTACCTGAGAAGTCATTATCGATCGCTTTTTCAATGTAGGTACTGATCTCAGAAGCATCCCCTCGGTTCATGACACCATGCACGCGCTTATTAGTAATCTGATCGGCAGTGTACACGCAGCGGTAGCACAAAATGCAGCGCGTCATGTGTAGCTGTACGTGCGGACCGATATCAATTTTATCAAAAGTCCTTCTTTCTTCCTCGTAGCGCGTTTTTGCAGAACCGTGCTCAAATGCGAAATCCTGCAAATGACATTCACCAGCCTGATCGCAGATAGGGCAGTCGAGCGGGTGGTTGATCAATAAAAACTCAACAATGCTTTTACGGGTATCCAGTACATTCTGATTGGTCGTATTTTCAACAACCATTCCTTCCTGAACCTGTGTAATACAGGACGGAACGAGTTTCGGCATTGGTCGCGGATCTTTTGCAGAACCTTGCGCCACACGCACGAGACAAGCCCTGCATTTTCCTCCCGAAGCCGAGAGAGGTTTATAGAAACACATTGCTGGCGGCACGAGAGCGGCCTGGCTTTCATCAGCTTCTGCAATTTTACGTGCAGCCTGCATAATGGTTGTACCAGGTTCCACCTCGACTTCAATTCCGTCGAATGTGATTTTTATCAATTGAGGTTTAATTTCTTCCATGCCAAATCATGTACATTATTCTTCGTTGATTTGCTTATACCAGCGCCATTTCGCCCTGATATACCGCTCCCGGTTGCGACGCTTCCTGAGGGTTTGTGATATGCCACATAAATTCATCCCGGAAATGGCGAATAGCGCTGGCAACCGGCCAGGCCGCAGCATCTCCCAAAGGACAAATAGTATTACCTTCTATTTTTTTGGAAATATCAACCAAAAGATCAATATCGTGCATGCTACCGTGACCATGTTCGATCCGGTGCAAAACTTTCTCCATCCATCCCGTTCCTTCGCGGCAAGGACTGCATTGTCCGCAGGATTCGTGGTGATAAAAACGTGAGAAATTCCAGGTGTTTCTGACAATGCATGCTGTTTCATCAAAAACGATAAATCCGCCTGAACCAAGCATGGTACCCGTAGCAAATCCGCCGTCCGACAATGATTCGTAAGACATCAGGCGATCTTCGCCGGCTGCCGTTTTCATAATCAGGTTCGCCGGCAAGATGGGGACAGAAGAACCTCCTGCTACCAATGCTTTCAAATGATGACCTTTTCTGATGCCACCGCAGTATTCGTCAGAATTAAGAAATTCTTCAACGCTTACTCCCAATTCAATTTCATAAACACCTGGCTTCTGAATGTGGCCTGATGCTGAAATGAGCTTGGTGCCTGTGCTGCGACCTATTCCAATGGCTGCATAAGCATCTCCTCCATTGTTGATAATCCAGGACATGTTAGCTATTGACTCCACGTTATTGACAACGGTAGGACTTTGGTAAAGTCCCTTTACAGCTGGAAATGGTGGTTTATTTCTCGGGTTACCTCTTTTTCCTTCGAGAGATTCCAGTAATGCAGTTTCTTCCCCGCATATGTAGGCGCCTCCACCAGGTTGTACAACCAGTTCCAGATCGTAACCTGAGCCCAATATATTTTTACCAAGAAAACCCTTCGCTTTCGCTTCTTCAATGGCTTTTTCCAATATACGGATCACGTACATCAGCTCACCGCGCACATATATAAAGGATTTGTTGGCACCTAATGCAAAACTTGAAAT
The genomic region above belongs to Dyadobacter pollutisoli and contains:
- the nuoH gene encoding NADH-quinone oxidoreductase subunit NuoH — its product is MDLTEFLTKTAVIFAVFALTLVIAMYSTWAERKVAGFIQDRMGPNRAGWGGLLQPLADAGKMFFKEDFIPALANKWLFIAGPSLAMLTALLASAVIPFGSTFRINGHEIALQGVESNIGILYVFGVVALGVYGIMVGGWASNNKFSLLGAIRAASQNISYEVAMGLSLIAILMMSSSLSLGEIVSQQHGGNWNIFYQPLGFIIFITCSFAECNRVPFDLPECETELVGGYHTEYGSMKLGFYLFAEYINMFVSSAIISVLYFGGYNYPGMDWVYSQLTSALGTETGHNIATLIGTAVFFGKALFFIFFYMWVRWTIPRFRYDQLMNLGWKKLIPLAIFNIIITGAAVLFLKPVITAWLN
- a CDS encoding 2Fe-2S iron-sulfur cluster-binding protein encodes the protein MEEIKPQLIKITFDGIEVEVEPGTTIMQAARKIAEADESQAALVPPAMCFYKPLSASGGKCRACLVRVAQGSAKDPRPMPKLVPSCITQVQEGMVVENTTNQNVLDTRKSIVEFLLINHPLDCPICDQAGECHLQDFAFEHGSAKTRYEEERRTFDKIDIGPHVQLHMTRCILCYRCVYTADQITNKRVHGVMNRGDASEISTYIEKAIDNDFSGNVIDVCPVGALTDKTFRFKNRVWFTKPEDAHRDCDKCSGKVTLWYRGDEVIRVTARKNTWGEVNDFICNTCRFDKKKTSDWVLEGPSKVKRSSVISANKYRADLVKKPDFALKLASTQFKPIDDSRPYTTDEETIRHQSIENNDKANHRSLLAKNN
- the nuoF gene encoding NADH-quinone oxidoreductase subunit NuoF, which gives rise to MARKILTEHINVPGIETFDVYRKQGGYTAVEKAIKTMTPEAVVEEAKKSGVRGRGGAGFPMGMKWGFLAKPEGVPRYLVCNADESEPGTFKDHHLMKSIPHLLIEGMIISSFALGANKSFIYVRGELMYVIRILEKAIEEAKAKGFLGKNILGSGYDLELVVQPGGGAYICGEETALLESLEGKRGNPRNKPPFPAVKGLYQSPTVVNNVESIANMSWIINNGGDAYAAIGIGRSTGTKLISASGHIQKPGVYEIELGVSVEEFLNSDEYCGGIRKGHHLKALVAGGSSVPILPANLIMKTAAGEDRLMSYESLSDGGFATGTMLGSGGFIVFDETACIVRNTWNFSRFYHHESCGQCSPCREGTGWMEKVLHRIEHGHGSMHDIDLLVDISKKIEGNTICPLGDAAAWPVASAIRHFRDEFMWHITNPQEASQPGAVYQGEMALV